In a genomic window of candidate division WOR-3 bacterium:
- a CDS encoding radical SAM protein — translation MWKFLFFLRKFIQFKSHWKLVVRSFKKRTVLYFNLHKTTGLPGPSIVNFTLTNLCNHNCRTCTYRVSNRINNNVKFIPLDLVKRTIDNLAPFGTSLLFAGGGEPTLYPWLGHVIDYATQRKLYTEITTNGYVLKKRAKEIMAAGIGGIVISIDGKREIHNYVRNTDRAFEKAIEGILELNKYRSRPLIAISTTVSPANWYALPELFEIVERLVKSRMVDYMMIRHMQYFLSNKNVEEHNQKFGNSLFFAKKNSYEDLKFTTIDFTRLCQYIRWSDKKFNWLIWVGKKLSLQELNKYYTQPEVFIVEKKVYCPWVFANITEDGDVVLCNEVTNNNNFCFGNLHEKSFMEIWNNSPKLINFRKVLQKYDRLPICTRCCAYIGTKI, via the coding sequence GTGTGGAAGTTTCTATTCTTTTTGCGAAAATTTATCCAGTTTAAAAGTCACTGGAAATTAGTAGTTAGAAGTTTTAAAAAAAGGACTGTGCTATATTTCAATCTCCACAAAACCACTGGTCTCCCTGGTCCCTCGATTGTCAATTTTACATTGACAAACCTCTGTAATCATAATTGTCGAACCTGTACCTATCGGGTATCAAATCGGATAAATAATAATGTAAAATTTATTCCTTTAGACTTAGTAAAAAGAACCATAGATAACCTGGCGCCTTTTGGAACCAGTTTGCTCTTTGCCGGGGGTGGCGAACCAACACTGTATCCCTGGCTCGGTCATGTAATTGATTATGCCACCCAAAGAAAATTATATACTGAAATTACCACGAATGGATATGTTTTAAAAAAGAGGGCAAAAGAGATAATGGCTGCCGGCATCGGCGGGATAGTAATATCAATCGATGGGAAAAGGGAGATTCACAATTATGTGCGAAACACTGACAGGGCTTTTGAAAAGGCTATAGAGGGGATCTTGGAATTAAATAAATACCGAAGCCGGCCGCTCATTGCCATTTCCACCACTGTTTCACCCGCGAACTGGTATGCCCTGCCAGAGTTGTTCGAGATAGTTGAAAGATTGGTAAAATCCCGGATGGTTGATTATATGATGATCCGGCACATGCAATACTTTCTGAGTAATAAGAATGTAGAGGAACACAATCAAAAGTTTGGAAATAGTTTATTTTTTGCTAAAAAGAATAGTTATGAAGACCTGAAATTTACCACCATCGATTTTACTCGACTTTGCCAATATATCAGGTGGAGTGACAAAAAATTCAATTGGTTGATATGGGTTGGAAAGAAACTAAGTTTACAGGAACTTAATAAATACTACACTCAGCCTGAAGTTTTCATAGTAGAAAAAAAAGTTTACTGCCCGTGGGTTTTCGCAAATATTACTGAAGATGGAGATGTAGTACTGTGTAATGAAGTCACAAATAATAATAACTTCTGCTTTGGTAACTTACATGAAAAATCGTTTATGGAAATCTGGAATAACAGTCCGAAATTGATAAATTTCCGTAAGGTTCTCCAGAAATATGATCG